The genomic interval TTCCTTGCTTAATTTGTAGCGCCTTTGAAATACCAGGCCCCTGCCTTGATGTCATTTGCAGCGATGACAACATTTTCACCAGATTGCTGACGTTTCAGCGGGGCAGGATTACAACCACCCTTGACCACGTTGATCATGTCTGTTTTAAAACGTTGATCGCAGTTATTACAGACCATATCATTCCCTTCCTGGCGGTATCCCTTGAGCGCTTTGTAGCAAACATCACAGGTGTCAAAAGCGCTGCGGATCACACCATCATTGCTGCGCACGACAAAGAAATCGACCGGCCCGGACTCACCTTTGAAGCGATAGAATTTGGCTTTACCGTCGTTGAAATCGGTCGCCGTGAGACGGACCTTACCATCCTGCCCGGCCGAGACAATCTCCGGTCCACCGACAGACGTCGAACCAAAGAGGAACCATCCGCCAACAGCAAATACGGCAAGGAACAGCACAGCAACGGGAGCCATCAGTTTCTTCCTCGCAGAAGGTTTTTCGTTAAATTGTTCTCGCTTGGATTCGCGTTCTGACATGATCAATATCTCCTGTCCTTATTTATTAGGGGTCGTGTTCAACTAAGCCATTAACTGCTGCAACAGCCACCGCCACCGCTGCCACAGCCACCGCCACCCTGACTGACGGCCTTAAGTCGACTGTCAAAGATAACGACGTCGGTTTTATTCTGCAGCTCTGCATACCATTGTTGCAGCTTGTTTTTTTGCGCGCCAGGATCGGTGATCCCGGCATAGACATGATCTTCAATATTTCTTGTGATAATCATATCCTCATGCAGTCGGGCACGAAAAACATCCACGCTGCCGTAACGTTTAGCCAGCAGATCGTCAAGCCCTTGATGTCCCTTGCGTAACTCATCCAGCCTCGCCTCGACTTCTCCATCCAGAACAACCACCTTGTTCTCTTCCGCAGAAGACAACATCAATTCACGCTGCAAGACATCCTGCCAGACGGTCTTCCAGAGCTGAGCGTTCTGCCCTGAAGCCACAGCGCCACGTGAGCGCTGCGTGACCAAACCTTCAAAATCCGACCGGGCAAGCAGACGGTCGCCGATACGAGCAAGGTACTCCTGACCGAGCTGGGCCTGTTCCTGCTGCAACGCAAGATATGCTTCAGAATCCAGCTCGAAGCGAAGCTTGGCCGGATAGCCAGCGGCAGTAATAGCCTCGGCAATCGCCTGGCTGTCCAGTAGGGTTGGATCGTAAGTAACCCGGCCACGGTTGCTGGTCAGGTTGATATCGACAGAACCAACACCGCCAAGACCAACGAGCGCCGTTTCAATATTGCCGATGCATGATCCACAGGTCATTTTTTCGATCTGGTATTCAGCCAGAGCGGCGTTGGCAAGATTGCTTCCCGTGGGATAAAAGAGCCATACGGCAACAAGGGCAGCAAGGCCAAGGCACAGAGACAGATAAAGCTTAGGACTTTTAATCATTGGTTTCGACTCGATTAATTTAAGGGTTATAGTCAACGCGCATTGTTAATAATGGTTACTCAATAGATCAACTTTCATGCCAACCAACAAACAGACTAACAACTACCCTAAATCATTGACTTATTGATTTTTCAAGAAAAACCATGATGACAAAAGACCTACTACTTGTGGAATATTACACAGAAGAGAGGAGACTATTCTGCACCTTACGAAAACAGGGCAAAGAACAAAAAACCCCATCAATAAATGATGGGGCATTGAGATAATCTATGGGTTTAAAACCCAAACAAGGGCAAAACTATTTATTAACGCAGAGACGCAAAGACGCGGAGGTGAGCCACTTGAATTTATGGAAAACAGCTTAATCTTGCCAATTAGGCTCTGCGACTTTGCGCATTTGCATTAAACATTTTTTCTATAAACTACAACCGATGCTTGAAAAGTACTAAAGAATGATCAATTCGTGATTGGCAAAGGTTAGATGCTTCAGGCCATCTGCTCCAACCCAGAAAGTATCCTCAACGCCGACCGCACCCAGTCCCGGATAGACCACTTTGGGCTCAAAAGCAAAGACCATATTCTCTTCTAATTCGTAATCGTTAAAGCCTCTGGCGATAAAAGGGTATTCATCCAGTTCCACACCAACGCCGTGACCGATAAAGGACACCTGGGCTCCTTTGGAGCCCATGAAGTGATCCTGGTAACCCATATCGCAAGCCATCTGCAAGCATTCGTCGTAGACGCCGCCCCAGGTCGCGCCTGGCTTAGCTATTTTTTTGGC from Deltaproteobacteria bacterium IMCC39524 carries:
- a CDS encoding DUF2318 domain-containing protein, with protein sequence MSERESKREQFNEKPSARKKLMAPVAVLFLAVFAVGGWFLFGSTSVGGPEIVSAGQDGKVRLTATDFNDGKAKFYRFKGESGPVDFFVVRSNDGVIRSAFDTCDVCYKALKGYRQEGNDMVCNNCDQRFKTDMINVVKGGCNPAPLKRQQSGENVVIAANDIKAGAWYFKGATN
- a CDS encoding heavy-metal-associated domain-containing protein, which codes for MIKSPKLYLSLCLGLAALVAVWLFYPTGSNLANAALAEYQIEKMTCGSCIGNIETALVGLGGVGSVDINLTSNRGRVTYDPTLLDSQAIAEAITAAGYPAKLRFELDSEAYLALQQEQAQLGQEYLARIGDRLLARSDFEGLVTQRSRGAVASGQNAQLWKTVWQDVLQRELMLSSAEENKVVVLDGEVEARLDELRKGHQGLDDLLAKRYGSVDVFRARLHEDMIITRNIEDHVYAGITDPGAQKNKLQQWYAELQNKTDVVIFDSRLKAVSQGGGGCGSGGGGCCSS